Genomic segment of Microscilla marina ATCC 23134:
CTAATATTGAACACAATATAAAAGCACTCGTTCCAACATTTGTCCCTTATACCAAATTTACGTACTCAGCCGAAGTAGTATCTGAAAAAGGCATGCACATACATCAATACAATGGAACAGTATAAACACCAATTCATAAGAAATAAAAAACCCTGCACTAAACTAGTACAGGGTTACACTTTAACAGATGACTATCCCAAATCGTCTGTCTTGCAAAAGTACAGACAATCATATACTTTCGCAACTCATAAACTCCTATCTTTCAGGTTCATAAGAAATAAAAAAGCCTGACTCAAATGAATGAATCAGGCTGTATATTTATTGGGATAAGTTTAAACTTAAACTAGGCTAGTTTGACATAAACTCAGGAAATAACTCTTCTAAAACTACTTGGAGTGATTCAAAAATCTTTTTAGAACTTTTTTCATTACCAAGTCTTAATTCTCGCTCCTGACCCTTAATTAACAAACAATCATCATCAAAAGACTCTAATAATTCGATCTCTGTTTCAGATGTTTGATGTTCATTTATTAAAAACATCTTTGGATTAATTTGTGATATATTATCAACCTCAATTTTCCAGTCTAAGAAGGTGATTTTTCCAACTTTTTTAGAAAAAACAATTTCATTAGAGTTGATTAATATTTCAAACTTAGAGTAATACCTCAGTAATAAACCTATTACAAATAGTGATACTACAATCGTTAAAACAATTGATATAGAGTATAGGTACACGAAATCTATAAACATAAGAAAGAACACAGAGAGCACAAAAATAATAGAACTC
This window contains:
- a CDS encoding YdbT family protein: MSIVTEKNNAGGYVIYGQSPRGSSIIFVLSVFFLMFIDFVYLYSISIVLTIVVSLFVIGLLLRYYSKFEILINSNEIVFSKKVGKITFLDWKIEVDNISQINPKMFLINEHQTSETEIELLESFDDDCLLIKGQERELRLGNEKSSKKIFESLQVVLEELFPEFMSN